In one Pseudomonas hydrolytica genomic region, the following are encoded:
- a CDS encoding pilus assembly PilX family protein, translating to MNTRQQGMVLLVSLVLLLMLTIIAITAASQSNLQLRISSNNQQQNVAFQAAESGLQRWANQYFQPGSGWHPNAIGNLNASGAITYEAAPLADTSTQIPILEGSGMSQGLYVIRFDVVSTGQACDNDGNCGATATHRQGLQNRYIP from the coding sequence ATGAATACTCGCCAGCAAGGGATGGTTCTGCTCGTCAGCCTGGTGTTACTGCTGATGCTCACAATTATTGCCATTACTGCAGCTTCACAATCCAACCTGCAGTTGCGTATTTCCTCCAACAATCAACAGCAAAACGTTGCATTTCAGGCTGCCGAAAGTGGCTTGCAACGTTGGGCTAATCAGTACTTCCAACCGGGCAGTGGCTGGCACCCCAACGCCATCGGTAACTTGAACGCTTCCGGGGCCATCACCTATGAAGCTGCCCCGCTGGCTGACACAAGCACGCAAATTCCAATTCTGGAGGGTAGTGGAATGTCTCAAGGGCTCTACGTCATTCGTTTCGACGTTGTGAGCACCGGACAGGCCTGCGACAACGATGGCAATTGCGGTGCCACCGCAACTCATCGCCAAGGTCTGCAGAACCGTTATATCCCCTAA
- a CDS encoding PilW family protein, which translates to MNRTQKGLSLVELMVAIVISSLLILGVTEIFSRSFFADRDNTELTFMQESGRLALEIIGQDARRAGYQGCVASDTVTTFSPDNTSLPDAAVTTAGTNSLTFRYATPGTGCGTTALAFEPPITYTNANSGIRRNGDPILDNASMAFTFLPGNDPLTAKAIHIQITVSDSRTTGTLLNPRTFSATYELRNRLQ; encoded by the coding sequence ATGAATCGCACACAGAAAGGGCTTTCACTAGTCGAACTCATGGTTGCCATCGTGATCAGTTCGTTATTGATCCTTGGTGTCACTGAAATTTTCAGCCGCAGCTTTTTTGCCGACCGCGACAACACCGAACTCACTTTTATGCAGGAAAGTGGTCGATTGGCTCTGGAAATAATTGGACAAGATGCTCGGAGAGCGGGCTATCAGGGCTGTGTAGCATCAGATACCGTCACCACCTTTTCGCCGGACAACACATCGCTTCCCGACGCGGCAGTCACGACCGCAGGTACAAACAGCCTGACTTTTCGTTACGCAACTCCTGGTACTGGTTGCGGCACTACAGCACTCGCCTTTGAACCGCCAATTACTTATACAAACGCCAACAGCGGTATACGTCGTAATGGAGATCCCATTCTAGACAACGCAAGCATGGCCTTTACCTTCCTTCCAGGCAACGATCCTCTCACAGCCAAGGCCATTCATATTCAGATCACGGTTTCTGACTCTAGGACGACAGGCACACTTTTAAATCCTCGGACTTTTAGCGCCACTTACGAACTTAGGAATCGTCTGCAATGA
- the pilV gene encoding type IV pilus modification protein PilV produces the protein MRAINRHEGKAFTLIEVMVAVVILAIGLLGMGTLMMQSLQSSESAYSRSQATLLAYDIIDRMRANKVTSNSAYTSFTVTHASQSTDYNYSYSSANCPAGGNAAATGSPKATADLSEWCVQVRSSLPNVQTASVERQSGSVYRVTIEWQEANAENSDLIVEAEL, from the coding sequence ATGAGAGCCATAAACCGCCATGAGGGAAAAGCTTTTACTCTGATCGAGGTGATGGTGGCCGTAGTGATACTTGCTATCGGTCTGCTCGGCATGGGCACATTGATGATGCAGAGTCTTCAGTCGAGCGAAAGCGCTTACTCCCGCAGCCAAGCGACGTTGCTGGCATATGACATCATTGACCGTATGCGCGCCAACAAGGTCACCAGCAATAGTGCCTACACCTCTTTTACCGTCACTCACGCATCACAAAGCACTGATTACAACTACTCGTATTCCTCAGCAAACTGCCCCGCTGGTGGAAACGCGGCAGCTACAGGCTCACCCAAAGCTACGGCAGATCTTTCAGAATGGTGCGTACAAGTCCGCAGCAGTTTACCGAATGTCCAAACAGCGAGTGTGGAGCGCCAAAGCGGCTCCGTATACCGCGTCACCATCGAATGGCAAGAGGCAAACGCAGAGAATAGTGATCTGATAGTAGAGGCAGAACTATGA
- a CDS encoding GspH/FimT family pseudopilin, giving the protein MESSRGFTLIELMVVIALIAIVSSIAVPSYQAMMESGRETSARNSLLGALQLARSEAIARRASVSVTTTGSTWIVSDGSEDIRVVSIPTGVTASNVAVTFQANGRPQTTASINVGGRNIEINTIGRASLTSSTSNNTPQSSEGTE; this is encoded by the coding sequence ATGGAATCAAGCAGAGGATTCACGCTGATTGAGCTGATGGTAGTGATTGCCCTCATCGCAATTGTCTCGAGCATCGCTGTACCCAGCTATCAGGCAATGATGGAAAGCGGCCGAGAAACTTCCGCCCGAAACAGCCTGCTAGGCGCTTTACAACTGGCACGCAGCGAAGCGATTGCCAGACGCGCCTCAGTCAGCGTGACCACCACCGGGTCCACTTGGATAGTGAGTGACGGTAGCGAGGACATTCGGGTGGTATCCATACCTACTGGTGTGACCGCGAGCAATGTAGCTGTCACCTTCCAAGCCAATGGCCGTCCCCAAACCACAGCGAGCATCAACGTGGGAGGACGCAATATAGAGATCAATACAATAGGCCGCGCAAGCTTGACGAGCAGTACATCCAACAACACACCCCAGAGTTCGGAGGGAACCGAATGA
- a CDS encoding GspH/FimT family pseudopilin, whose translation MSRKIYGRTLLELISTLAMLLVLISIALPNLRQQIENNERTQAVNQLLSLLHHTRSNAVYTRRVVTLCQGESRCSESTIWRGTLLIFVDHNANGQRDIGDELLYQTQIAEGLSWHWNRNKSHIQFEADGTTRALNGTFTLCKRGAPQRQVVIALSGRVRNQPPARGAYC comes from the coding sequence ATGTCTCGGAAAATCTATGGCCGTACGCTTCTTGAGCTGATAAGCACGCTCGCTATGCTGTTGGTATTGATCAGCATCGCACTGCCCAACCTGCGGCAGCAAATTGAGAACAATGAGCGAACGCAAGCCGTTAATCAGTTGCTTTCCTTGCTTCATCACACGCGCAGCAATGCGGTGTATACCCGCCGCGTCGTCACTTTATGTCAAGGCGAAAGCCGCTGCTCGGAGTCCACCATTTGGCGCGGCACACTCTTGATATTCGTAGACCACAACGCTAACGGACAACGGGATATAGGCGATGAGCTGCTCTATCAAACGCAGATTGCTGAAGGCCTTTCCTGGCACTGGAACCGCAACAAGTCTCATATCCAGTTCGAAGCAGACGGCACCACCCGAGCCCTGAACGGAACCTTCACTCTCTGCAAGAGGGGCGCTCCGCAACGCCAAGTGGTCATCGCGCTTTCAGGGCGGGTTCGCAATCAGCCACCCGCGCGTGGAGCCTACTGCTGA
- the thiO gene encoding glycine oxidase ThiO, whose translation MKSPAQVVVVGGGALGMLSALLLAEAGQQLVLLEARGTGSESSWAGGGIVSPLYPWRYSAAVTALAHWSQDFYPGFARQMWEDTGVDPQVHVTGLYWLDLDDEAEALAWAAREGRVLRGIDMASVHEQVPVLGEGFTRAIHMPDVANVRNPRLVKALRAALAAMPNVELREHCPVTGFIQEDGQIRGVITSDGEVRAERVVLAAGAWSGEMLRTLGLELPVEPVKGQMILYKCAENFLPSMVLARGRYAIPRRDGHILIGSTLEYAGFDKTPTDGALESLKASAEELLPALKDAEVVGHWAGLRPGSPQGIPFIGEVPSHPGLWLNCGHFRNGLVLAPASCRLLTDLLLGREPIIDPAPYAPAGRLG comes from the coding sequence ATGAAAAGTCCCGCACAGGTGGTGGTAGTGGGAGGCGGAGCACTGGGAATGCTTTCTGCCTTGCTGTTGGCAGAGGCAGGGCAACAGCTTGTGCTGCTCGAGGCGCGAGGCACAGGCAGCGAATCCTCCTGGGCCGGCGGTGGCATTGTTTCGCCGCTCTATCCGTGGCGCTACAGCGCGGCGGTGACGGCGTTGGCGCATTGGTCGCAGGATTTCTATCCCGGTTTTGCGCGGCAGATGTGGGAAGACACTGGCGTCGATCCCCAGGTGCATGTCACCGGGTTATATTGGCTGGATCTCGATGACGAGGCCGAGGCGCTGGCTTGGGCGGCGCGTGAGGGGCGGGTTTTGCGTGGCATCGACATGGCCAGCGTGCATGAGCAGGTGCCGGTACTGGGTGAAGGTTTTACCCGCGCCATTCATATGCCGGATGTGGCCAACGTGCGCAACCCGCGGCTGGTCAAGGCGCTGAGGGCGGCGTTGGCTGCCATGCCCAACGTGGAGCTGCGTGAGCATTGTCCGGTCACCGGGTTCATTCAGGAGGATGGGCAGATTCGCGGTGTAATCACCAGCGATGGCGAGGTGCGTGCCGAGCGCGTGGTGCTGGCAGCCGGTGCCTGGAGTGGCGAGATGCTCAGGACGCTTGGCCTGGAGTTGCCGGTCGAGCCGGTGAAGGGGCAGATGATCCTCTACAAGTGCGCCGAGAATTTTCTGCCGAGCATGGTGCTGGCCAGGGGACGTTATGCGATTCCGCGGCGAGATGGGCATATCCTGATCGGCAGTACGCTGGAGTACGCCGGCTTCGACAAGACGCCGACCGATGGCGCGCTGGAGAGCCTCAAGGCTTCCGCCGAAGAGCTGCTGCCGGCGCTGAAGGATGCCGAGGTGGTGGGGCACTGGGCGGGATTGCGGCCGGGCTCACCGCAGGGCATTCCCTTTATCGGGGAGGTGCCTTCGCATCCGGGCTTGTGGCTCAACTGCGGGCACTTTCGCAACGGCCTGGTGCTTGCACCTGCGTCCTGCCGGTTGCTGACCGACCTGCTGCTTGGGCGCGAGCCGATCATCGATCCGGCGCCCTATGCGCCAGCGGGGCGGTTGGGCTGA
- a CDS encoding sigma-54-dependent transcriptional regulator, whose amino-acid sequence MTRQRALIVDDEPDIRELLEITLGRMKLDTRSARNVKEAREWLAREPFDLCLTDMRLPDGTGLDLVQHIQQRHPQVPVAMITAYGSLDTAINALKAGAFDFVTKPVDLGRLRELVATALRIRSPEGEGAPVDNRLLGDSPPMKALRKQIQKLARSQAPVYISGESGSGKELVARLIHEQGPRAEQPFVPVNCGAIPSELMESEFFGHKKGSFTGAIEDKQGLFQAANGGTLFLDEVADLPLPMQVKLLRAIQEKAVRAVGGQQEVVVDVRILCATHKDLAAEVAAGRFRQDLYYRLNVIELRVPPLRERREDIAQLAEVMLARLAEGSGLSAAKLQPEALEKLKNYRFPGNVRELENMLERAYTLCEDDQISPADLRLADASGPSGETGEASLALIDNLEDYLEGIERKLIMQALEETRWNRTAAAQRLGLTFRSMRYRLKKLGID is encoded by the coding sequence ATGACCCGCCAGAGAGCCTTGATCGTCGACGACGAACCGGACATCCGCGAACTGCTGGAAATCACCCTCGGCCGGATGAAGCTGGACACGCGCAGCGCACGCAACGTCAAGGAAGCGCGCGAATGGCTGGCCCGCGAGCCGTTCGACCTGTGCCTGACCGACATGCGCCTGCCCGACGGCACAGGCCTCGACCTGGTGCAACACATCCAACAGCGCCACCCGCAGGTACCGGTGGCAATGATCACCGCCTACGGCAGCCTGGATACCGCGATCAATGCGCTCAAGGCCGGCGCCTTCGATTTCGTCACCAAGCCGGTGGACCTCGGCCGCCTGCGCGAGCTGGTCGCCACGGCCCTGCGCATCCGCTCCCCCGAGGGCGAAGGCGCTCCGGTGGACAACCGCCTGCTCGGCGACTCGCCGCCGATGAAGGCACTGCGCAAGCAGATCCAGAAGCTCGCCCGCAGCCAGGCGCCGGTGTATATCAGCGGCGAGTCCGGCAGCGGCAAGGAACTGGTGGCGCGTCTGATCCACGAGCAGGGCCCGCGCGCCGAACAGCCGTTCGTCCCGGTCAACTGCGGCGCCATCCCTTCGGAGCTGATGGAGAGCGAGTTCTTCGGCCACAAGAAAGGCAGCTTCACCGGGGCCATCGAGGACAAGCAGGGCCTGTTCCAGGCTGCCAACGGCGGCACCCTGTTCCTCGACGAAGTGGCCGACCTGCCGCTGCCGATGCAGGTCAAGCTGCTGCGCGCCATTCAGGAAAAGGCCGTACGCGCCGTCGGTGGTCAGCAGGAAGTGGTGGTCGATGTGCGCATCCTCTGCGCCACCCACAAGGATTTGGCCGCCGAGGTGGCCGCCGGGCGCTTCCGCCAGGACCTCTACTACCGCCTCAACGTCATCGAACTGCGCGTGCCACCGCTGCGCGAACGCCGCGAGGACATCGCCCAACTGGCCGAGGTCATGCTCGCCCGCCTGGCCGAGGGTAGCGGTCTGAGCGCCGCCAAGCTGCAGCCCGAAGCGCTGGAGAAACTGAAGAACTATCGCTTCCCGGGCAACGTGCGCGAGCTGGAGAACATGCTCGAACGCGCCTACACCCTGTGCGAGGACGACCAGATCAGCCCCGCCGACCTACGCCTGGCCGATGCGAGCGGCCCCAGCGGCGAAACCGGCGAGGCCAGCCTGGCGCTGATCGACAATCTGGAAGACTATCTCGAAGGCATCGAACGCAAACTTATCATGCAGGCGCTCGAAGAAACCCGTTGGAACCGCACGGCGGCGGCCCAGCGCCTGGGCCTGACCTTCCGCTCGATGCGCTATCGATTGAAGAAGCTGGGGATCGACTAA
- a CDS encoding two-component system sensor histidine kinase NtrB: MIADASTLGSTPGRRILRLYHFYRLSIGLALILLISSNLDEQLLDVVHIDLFRSGSWAYLILNIFIAVLVQKPKHLMQLFSLALVDVIFLSALFYAAGGTPSGIGNLLVVAVAIANILLRGRIGLLIAAIAAMALIYLTFYLSLSRPAAAAQYVQAGALGALCFAGALFIQGITRRLQVSESLAEQRAADVANLEELNAQILQRMRTGILVLDTQHRVLLANQGATQLLGRGELAGKIIDPHCPELVKRLQQWLHNPTLRPDSLQAQVDGPVLQPSFISLQRGDEQHTLVFLDDISQIAQQAQQLKLASLGRLTAGIAHEIRNPLGAISHAAQLLQESEDLQGPDQRLAQIIQDHSKRMNLVIENVLQLSRRRQAEPQLLDLKYWLHRFASEFRSSAPADRQIHLETQGGSLQTRMDPHQLTQVLTNLVQNGLRYSAKQHRIGQVWLRLFRDPSSDLPVLEILDDGPGVPPEQEQHIFEPFYTTENKGTGLGLYISRELCQGNQARLDYKPREGGGSCFRITFAHPRKLS, translated from the coding sequence GTGATCGCTGACGCCAGCACCCTCGGCAGCACGCCAGGCCGACGCATCCTCAGGCTCTATCACTTCTATCGCCTGAGCATCGGTCTGGCGCTGATCCTGCTGATCTCCAGCAATCTCGACGAGCAGTTGCTCGATGTCGTGCATATCGACCTGTTCCGCAGCGGCAGCTGGGCCTACCTGATCCTGAACATCTTCATCGCCGTGCTGGTGCAGAAACCCAAGCATCTGATGCAGCTGTTCAGCCTGGCGCTGGTGGATGTGATCTTTCTCTCCGCGCTGTTCTACGCGGCAGGAGGCACTCCCAGCGGCATCGGCAACCTGCTGGTGGTGGCCGTGGCCATCGCCAACATCCTGCTGCGCGGCCGTATCGGCCTGCTGATCGCCGCCATTGCCGCGATGGCGCTGATCTATCTGACCTTCTATCTCAGCCTCAGCCGCCCCGCTGCTGCCGCCCAATACGTTCAGGCGGGCGCGCTGGGTGCGCTGTGCTTCGCCGGCGCACTGTTCATTCAGGGCATCACTCGCCGCCTGCAGGTCAGCGAAAGCCTCGCCGAACAGCGCGCCGCCGATGTGGCCAATCTGGAAGAGCTCAATGCCCAGATCCTGCAGCGCATGCGTACCGGCATCCTGGTGCTGGACACCCAGCACCGCGTGCTACTGGCCAACCAGGGCGCCACCCAGTTGCTGGGGCGCGGCGAGCTGGCCGGCAAGATCATCGACCCGCACTGCCCGGAACTGGTGAAACGCCTGCAGCAGTGGCTACACAACCCCACCCTGCGCCCCGACAGCCTGCAGGCTCAGGTGGACGGCCCGGTGCTGCAGCCCAGCTTCATTTCCCTGCAACGCGGCGACGAGCAGCACACCCTGGTGTTTCTCGACGACATCTCGCAGATCGCCCAGCAGGCTCAGCAGCTCAAGCTCGCCTCGCTCGGCCGACTGACCGCCGGCATCGCCCACGAGATCCGCAACCCGCTGGGCGCCATCAGCCACGCCGCCCAGCTGCTGCAGGAGTCGGAGGATCTGCAGGGGCCGGACCAGCGTCTGGCGCAGATCATCCAGGATCACTCCAAACGCATGAATCTGGTGATCGAGAACGTGCTGCAACTGTCGCGCAGACGCCAGGCCGAACCGCAGTTGCTCGACCTGAAATACTGGCTGCACCGCTTCGCCAGCGAGTTTCGCAGCTCCGCACCGGCTGATCGGCAGATCCATCTGGAGACCCAGGGCGGCAGCCTGCAGACACGCATGGACCCACACCAGCTGACCCAGGTGCTGACCAATCTGGTGCAGAACGGCCTGCGCTATAGTGCCAAGCAGCACAGGATCGGCCAGGTCTGGCTACGCCTGTTCCGGGACCCAAGCAGCGACCTGCCGGTGCTGGAAATCCTCGACGACGGCCCAGGCGTGCCGCCCGAGCAGGAGCAGCACATCTTCGAGCCCTTCTACACCACCGAGAACAAGGGCACCGGCCTCGGCCTGTATATTTCCCGCGAGCTGTGCCAGGGCAACCAGGCGCGTCTCGACTACAAACCACGCGAAGGGGGCGGCAGCTGCTTCCGCATCACCTTTGCCCATCCGCGCAAACTGAGCTGA
- a CDS encoding PP0621 family protein: MGLFRLLFWVAVIFAAIWIWRRFIGQPKRPRPSEDKHTAAPMVRCAHCGVHVPQSQALSQDQRWYCSQAHLEQGPHTGDR; the protein is encoded by the coding sequence ATGGGCCTGTTCCGCCTGCTGTTCTGGGTCGCCGTGATCTTCGCCGCGATCTGGATCTGGCGCCGCTTCATCGGCCAACCCAAGCGCCCTCGCCCAAGCGAGGACAAGCACACCGCGGCCCCCATGGTGCGTTGCGCCCATTGCGGCGTGCATGTGCCGCAAAGCCAGGCACTGAGCCAGGACCAGCGCTGGTACTGCAGCCAGGCTCACCTCGAACAGGGCCCACACACCGGTGATCGCTGA
- a CDS encoding outer membrane protein assembly factor BamD, producing MQVKHLLLIAILALTAACSSKQPEVDENLSEVELYRQAQADLDNRSYTQAIAKLKALESRYPFGRYAEQAQLELIYAYYKNVEPEAAKSSAERFIRLHPQHANVDYAYYLKGLASFDQDRGLLARFLPLDMTKRDPGAARDSYNEFAQLTSRYPTSRYAPDAKQRMIYLRNLLAAYEVHVGHYYLKRQAYVAAANRGRYVVENFQETPAVGDGLAIMTEAYQRLALNDLAATSLETLKLNYPDHPSLENGQFVPREEEADGRSWLAKATLGLIETDTPLPPGETRASQDVIRQYEDAEQQIPAELQQDAKTGETAKKRSIWSYLTFGLFD from the coding sequence ATGCAAGTGAAACACCTGCTGCTGATCGCCATCCTCGCCCTCACCGCCGCCTGCTCCTCGAAGCAGCCGGAGGTCGACGAAAACCTGAGCGAGGTGGAGCTGTACCGGCAGGCCCAGGCCGACCTGGACAACCGCAGCTATACCCAGGCCATCGCCAAGCTCAAGGCGCTGGAGTCGCGCTACCCCTTCGGCCGTTACGCCGAGCAGGCGCAGCTCGAGCTGATCTACGCCTACTACAAGAACGTCGAGCCGGAAGCCGCCAAGTCCTCGGCCGAGCGTTTCATTCGTCTGCACCCGCAGCATGCCAACGTCGACTACGCCTATTACCTCAAGGGCCTGGCCTCCTTCGACCAGGACCGCGGCCTGCTGGCGCGCTTCCTGCCGCTGGACATGACCAAGCGTGACCCGGGCGCCGCCCGCGACTCCTACAACGAGTTCGCTCAGCTCACCAGCCGCTACCCGACCAGCCGTTACGCCCCGGACGCCAAGCAGCGCATGATCTACCTGCGCAACCTGCTGGCTGCCTACGAGGTCCATGTCGGTCACTACTACCTCAAGCGTCAGGCCTATGTCGCCGCCGCCAACCGCGGTCGCTACGTGGTGGAGAACTTCCAGGAAACCCCCGCCGTGGGCGACGGCCTGGCGATCATGACCGAAGCCTATCAGCGCCTGGCCCTGAACGATCTGGCCGCCACCAGCCTGGAAACCCTCAAGCTCAACTACCCGGATCACCCAAGCCTGGAGAACGGCCAGTTCGTGCCGCGCGAGGAAGAAGCCGACGGCCGCTCCTGGCTGGCCAAGGCCACCCTCGGCCTGATCGAAACCGACACGCCGCTGCCGCCGGGTGAAACCCGCGCCAGCCAGGACGTGATCCGCCAGTACGAGGACGCCGAGCAGCAGATCCCGGCCGAACTGCAGCAGGACGCCAAGACCGGCGAAACCGCCAAGAAGCGTTCGATCTGGAGCTACCTGACCTTCGGCCTGTTCGACTGA
- the rluD gene encoding 23S rRNA pseudouridine(1911/1915/1917) synthase RluD, whose protein sequence is MTSIDKQLIQLQAIVPFEQGGQRLDQVAAQLFGEFSRSRLSTWIKDGRLTVDGAVARPRDTVHAGSTLVLDAEQEAQGEWVAQDIELNIVYEDEHLLVIDKPAGLVVHPAAGHADGTLLNALLHHVPDIINVPRAGIVHRLDKDTTGLMVVAKTLQAQTNLVEQLQKRSVSRIYECICIGVITAGGTIDAPIGRSSSQRQRMAVTDGGKPAISHYRVLERYRSHTHVRVKLETGRTHQIRVHMSHVGYPLVGDPVYAGRFRIPPAASQSLVQSLKEFPRQALHARFLELDHPATGKRMKWESPLPDDLVWLLTLLRQDREAFVG, encoded by the coding sequence ATGACTTCCATAGACAAACAATTGATCCAACTCCAGGCCATCGTCCCCTTCGAACAGGGCGGTCAGCGCCTCGACCAAGTGGCTGCGCAGCTGTTTGGCGAGTTTTCGCGCTCGCGCCTTTCCACCTGGATCAAGGACGGTCGCCTGACCGTCGACGGTGCCGTGGCGCGCCCGCGTGACACCGTGCATGCCGGCTCGACCCTGGTGCTCGATGCCGAGCAGGAAGCGCAGGGCGAGTGGGTGGCGCAGGACATCGAGCTGAACATCGTCTACGAGGACGAGCACCTGCTGGTGATCGACAAGCCGGCAGGCCTGGTCGTCCACCCAGCTGCCGGGCATGCCGATGGCACCTTGCTCAACGCCCTGCTGCATCACGTGCCGGACATCATCAATGTGCCGCGCGCCGGCATCGTGCATCGTCTGGACAAGGACACCACCGGCCTGATGGTGGTGGCCAAGACCCTGCAGGCGCAGACCAACCTGGTCGAGCAGCTGCAGAAGCGTAGCGTCAGCCGCATCTACGAATGCATCTGCATCGGCGTGATCACCGCCGGCGGCACCATTGATGCGCCGATCGGCCGCAGCTCCAGCCAGCGTCAGCGCATGGCCGTGACCGATGGCGGCAAGCCGGCGATCAGTCACTACCGCGTGCTGGAACGCTACCGCTCGCACACCCATGTACGGGTCAAGCTGGAAACCGGGCGCACCCATCAGATTCGCGTGCACATGAGCCACGTCGGCTATCCGCTGGTGGGCGACCCGGTGTATGCCGGGCGCTTCCGCATTCCGCCGGCGGCCAGCCAGAGCCTGGTGCAGAGTCTCAAGGAGTTTCCACGCCAGGCCCTGCATGCGCGCTTCCTCGAGCTGGACCATCCGGCCACCGGCAAGCGCATGAAGTGGGAATCGCCGCTGCCGGATGATCTGGTCTGGCTGCTGACCCTGCTGCGTCAGGATCGCGAGGCCTTCGTCGGGTGA
- the pgeF gene encoding peptidoglycan editing factor PgeF — protein MHDWLTPDWPAPANVRACVTTRSGGVSAAPFDTFNLGDHVDDDPAAVAANRAQLVEALGCQPAWLRQVHGVVVAEADPAVVIEADGNWTATPGIACTAMTADCLPALFCDRAGTRVAAAHAGWRGLASGVLEATVKTLDVAPQELLVWLGPAIGPAAFEVGSEVREAFVHQHAEAAGAFLPGAKAGKFMADIYQLARIRLAAIGVTAVSGGGFCTYNDPRFYSYRRSPRTGRFASLVWLQS, from the coding sequence GTGCATGACTGGCTGACGCCCGACTGGCCCGCGCCGGCCAACGTGCGTGCCTGCGTCACCACCCGCAGTGGCGGTGTCAGCGCGGCGCCGTTCGATACCTTCAACCTGGGCGATCACGTCGATGACGATCCAGCAGCCGTCGCGGCCAACCGCGCGCAGCTGGTCGAGGCCCTCGGTTGCCAGCCGGCCTGGCTGCGTCAGGTGCATGGCGTCGTGGTGGCCGAGGCCGACCCGGCTGTGGTCATCGAGGCCGATGGCAACTGGACGGCCACACCCGGCATCGCCTGCACGGCGATGACCGCCGACTGCCTGCCAGCATTGTTCTGCGACCGTGCCGGCACCCGCGTGGCGGCAGCCCATGCCGGCTGGCGCGGGTTGGCCAGTGGCGTGCTGGAGGCGACCGTGAAGACGCTGGACGTGGCGCCGCAGGAGCTGCTGGTGTGGCTTGGCCCGGCCATCGGCCCGGCCGCCTTCGAAGTGGGTAGCGAGGTGCGCGAAGCCTTCGTGCACCAGCATGCCGAGGCGGCCGGCGCCTTCCTGCCCGGCGCCAAGGCCGGCAAGTTCATGGCCGATATCTACCAGCTGGCGCGCATTCGTCTGGCCGCCATCGGCGTGACTGCGGTCAGCGGTGGCGGGTTCTGCACCTACAACGATCCGCGTTTCTACTCCTATCGCCGCAGCCCGCGTACCGGGCGCTTCGCCTCGCTGGTCTGGCTGCAGTCCTGA
- a CDS encoding TetR/AcrR family transcriptional regulator, with amino-acid sequence MNSIRLDKRDLILSKGSAVMTRRGYHGTGVLEIVQAAGIPKGSFYHYFASKEDFALQALAFIYRPRLERYAQALSNAALSPRARILAYYRDLLAHFARQDTPQYHCFIGSLSFEMSEMLPAIGAEVEAIQQASVDILRDCLEQAQAAGELPATEDCGNLATFISDAWQGVLARLKVGRNLQPLEAFINRLERLLQA; translated from the coding sequence ATGAACAGCATTCGACTCGACAAGCGTGACCTGATCCTGAGCAAGGGCTCGGCGGTGATGACCCGGCGCGGCTATCACGGCACCGGCGTGCTGGAAATCGTCCAGGCTGCCGGCATTCCCAAGGGCAGCTTCTATCACTACTTCGCCAGCAAGGAAGACTTCGCCCTGCAGGCGCTGGCCTTCATCTATCGCCCGCGTCTGGAGCGTTACGCCCAGGCGTTGAGCAATGCCGCGCTGAGCCCGCGGGCGCGCATCCTGGCCTACTACCGCGACCTGCTGGCGCACTTCGCCCGCCAGGACACGCCGCAATATCACTGCTTCATCGGCAGCCTGAGTTTCGAGATGAGCGAGATGCTGCCGGCCATCGGCGCCGAGGTGGAGGCGATCCAGCAGGCCTCGGTGGACATCCTGCGCGACTGCCTGGAGCAGGCGCAGGCCGCCGGTGAACTGCCGGCCACCGAGGACTGCGGCAATCTCGCCACTTTCATCAGCGATGCTTGGCAGGGCGTGCTCGCCCGCCTCAAGGTGGGTCGCAACCTGCAGCCGCTGGAAGCCTTCATTAACCGCCTGGAGCGTTTGCTGCAGGCCTGA